The Kitasatospora paranensis genome has a window encoding:
- a CDS encoding glycerate kinase, giving the protein MRIVLAPDSFKGSIDASAAAEALAAGWRSVRPGDETVLRPMADGGEGTLAAVLRAHPAAVRHDVPGCTGPDGRPVTGQYALLPDGTAYLELAVASGLPLLGGHLAPLTATTRGTGESVAAALDRGARRLVLALGGSASTDGGTGLLAALGLRLLDDRGRRLPDGGGWLAGLVAVDRSALRPPPPGGVLLLTDVTAPLLGPAGAAAVYGPQKGAGTQDVARLEAGLAALARVLGGDPERPGAGAAGGTGFGLAAAWGADSASGAAAVADLLGLDGELARADLVVTGEGRFDATSLLGKAVGEVLARAARAGTRAAVVAGESADPTVQTLASLAGSGRAARAEPARWLASAGAELARRAGR; this is encoded by the coding sequence GTGAGGATCGTCCTCGCCCCCGACTCCTTCAAGGGCAGCATCGACGCCTCGGCCGCGGCCGAGGCCCTCGCGGCGGGGTGGCGGTCGGTCAGGCCCGGGGACGAGACCGTGCTGCGGCCGATGGCGGACGGCGGTGAGGGCACCCTCGCCGCCGTCCTGCGGGCCCACCCCGCCGCCGTGCGGCACGACGTCCCCGGCTGCACCGGCCCCGACGGGCGGCCGGTCACCGGGCAGTACGCGCTGCTGCCGGACGGCACCGCGTACCTCGAACTGGCCGTCGCCTCCGGGCTGCCGCTGCTGGGCGGGCACCTCGCGCCGCTCACGGCGACCACCCGCGGCACCGGCGAGAGCGTCGCAGCAGCCCTCGACCGCGGCGCCCGACGGCTGGTGCTGGCCCTCGGCGGGTCCGCCTCCACCGACGGCGGCACCGGCCTGCTGGCCGCTCTGGGTCTGCGCCTCCTCGACGACCGCGGCCGCCGACTGCCGGACGGCGGCGGGTGGTTGGCCGGGCTCGTGGCGGTCGACCGCAGCGCGCTGCGGCCTCCACCGCCGGGTGGCGTGCTGCTGCTCACCGACGTGACCGCCCCGCTGCTCGGGCCGGCCGGGGCCGCCGCCGTCTACGGCCCGCAGAAGGGCGCCGGAACGCAGGACGTCGCGCGGCTGGAGGCCGGGCTCGCCGCCCTGGCCCGGGTGCTCGGCGGCGACCCGGAGCGCCCGGGCGCCGGTGCGGCGGGCGGCACCGGCTTCGGGCTGGCCGCCGCCTGGGGCGCCGACAGCGCCTCCGGGGCGGCGGCGGTCGCCGATCTGCTGGGCCTGGACGGTGAACTCGCCCGCGCCGACCTGGTGGTCACCGGCGAGGGCCGCTTCGACGCAACCAGCCTGCTCGGCAAGGCCGTCGGCGAAGTCCTCGCCCGGGCGGCCCGGGCCGGCACCCGGGCGGCGGTCGTGGCCGGCGAGTCCGCCGATCCCACGGTGCAGACCCTCGCCTCGCTCGCCGGATCCGGCCGCGCCGCCCGCGCCGAACCGGCCCGCTGGCTGGCGTCCGCGGGCGCGGAGCTGGCCCGCCGGGCCGGGCGGTGA
- a CDS encoding methyltransferase domain-containing protein has product MYSDDEAAALYDRLNPWAPCDDFFLSVVMGSASVLDVGCGTGALLHRAREAGHPGRLCGLDPSAAMLARARRRADVEWSLGRAEDACWEAEFASAVVAGNAFQVFVTDAELRAALAALRAALVDGGRLVLSTRNPAARAWEGWCPANATEVVDDAGRELRIVHRVESVAGEVVTFTETTERLDGTVLRLERDRLRFLDADRIGGFLREAGFTVDRCAGDWSGGPLSAASRNIVVTARATTPDSGD; this is encoded by the coding sequence GTGTACTCCGACGACGAGGCCGCAGCGCTCTACGACCGCCTCAATCCCTGGGCGCCGTGCGACGACTTCTTCCTGTCCGTCGTGATGGGGTCGGCGTCCGTGCTGGACGTCGGCTGCGGCACCGGTGCGCTGCTGCACCGGGCCCGGGAGGCGGGGCATCCGGGCCGGCTGTGCGGGCTCGACCCGAGCGCCGCCATGCTGGCGCGGGCCCGCCGACGCGCGGACGTGGAGTGGTCCCTGGGTCGGGCCGAAGATGCCTGCTGGGAGGCGGAGTTCGCATCGGCCGTGGTGGCCGGCAACGCGTTCCAGGTGTTCGTGACGGACGCCGAACTGCGGGCCGCGCTCGCCGCGCTCAGGGCGGCGCTCGTCGACGGCGGACGCCTGGTGCTCAGCACCCGGAACCCGGCGGCCCGGGCCTGGGAGGGCTGGTGCCCGGCGAACGCCACCGAGGTCGTCGACGACGCCGGCCGGGAGCTGCGCATCGTCCACCGCGTCGAGTCCGTCGCCGGCGAGGTGGTCACCTTCACCGAGACCACGGAGCGTCTCGACGGCACCGTGCTGCGCCTCGAACGCGACCGCCTGCGGTTCCTGGACGCCGACCGGATCGGCGGGTTCCTGCGCGAGGCCGGGTTCACGGTCGACCGCTGCGCGGGCGACTGGTCGGGCGGGCCGCTGAGCGCGGCGAGCCGGAACATCGTGGTGACCGCCCGCGCGACGACGCCCGACAGCGGCGACTGA
- a CDS encoding 3-hydroxybutyryl-CoA dehydrogenase, producing MDNQVRVGVVGCGLMGAGIAEVCARAGLDVRVSENDAEGLARGRHRLETSLRRAVERGKATEEAAEAALGRLTFTTELEDFADRQLVVEAVAEREDLKTGIFARLDRVVQAPDAILASNTSSIPIMKLGTATNRPEQVIGIHFFNPVPVLGLVELVPSLLTSEATADRAEHIATALLGKRVIRARDRAGFVVNALLIPYLLSAIRMMESGFAGAEDIDAGMVLGCAHPMGPLRLADLVGLDTVRAAAEAMYEEFKEPLYSPPPLLLRMVDAGLLGDKSGRGFYDHAAV from the coding sequence ATGGACAACCAGGTACGCGTGGGCGTCGTCGGCTGCGGCCTGATGGGGGCGGGCATTGCCGAGGTCTGCGCCCGGGCGGGCCTGGACGTGCGCGTCTCCGAGAACGACGCCGAGGGGCTGGCCCGCGGCCGCCACCGGCTGGAGACCTCGCTGCGCCGCGCCGTCGAACGCGGCAAGGCCACCGAGGAGGCCGCCGAGGCGGCGCTGGGCCGGCTCACCTTCACCACCGAGCTGGAGGACTTCGCCGACCGGCAGCTCGTCGTCGAGGCGGTGGCCGAGCGCGAGGACCTGAAGACCGGGATCTTCGCCCGGCTCGACCGGGTCGTCCAGGCCCCGGACGCGATCCTCGCCTCCAACACCTCCTCCATCCCGATCATGAAGCTCGGCACCGCGACGAACCGGCCCGAGCAGGTGATCGGCATCCACTTCTTCAACCCCGTGCCGGTCCTCGGCCTCGTAGAGCTCGTCCCCTCGCTGCTGACCTCCGAGGCCACCGCCGACCGCGCCGAGCACATCGCCACCGCGCTGCTCGGCAAGCGCGTCATCCGGGCCCGGGACCGGGCCGGCTTCGTGGTGAACGCCCTGCTCATCCCGTACCTGCTGTCGGCGATCCGGATGATGGAGTCCGGCTTCGCCGGTGCCGAGGACATCGACGCCGGCATGGTCCTCGGCTGCGCCCACCCGATGGGGCCGCTGCGACTCGCCGACCTGGTCGGCCTCGACACCGTCCGGGCCGCCGCCGAGGCGATGTACGAGGAGTTCAAGGAGCCGCTGTACAGCCCGCCGCCGCTGCTGCTGCGGATGGTCGACGCCGGGCTGCTCGGTGACAAGAGCGGTCGCGGCTTCTACGACCACGCCGCCGTCTGA
- a CDS encoding NADPH-dependent 2,4-dienoyl-CoA reductase, with translation MTAYPRLLSPLDLGFTTLPNRVIMGSMHVGLEEAESGFERMAAFYAERARGGVGLIVTGGIAPNEAGRPWDGGAKLTTDAEAEQHRTVTDAVHAAGGKIALQILHFGRYAYHADLVAPSPIQAPISPFVPHELTDAEIEQTIEDFARCAQLARTAGYDGVEIMGSEGYLINEFIAAPTNRRTDRWGGSYANRIRLPLEIVRRVRERVGEDFIIVYRLSMLDLIPGGSTLPEVVELAKAVEAAGATIINTGIGWHEARIPTIATSVPRGAYTWVTRKLMGSVTVPLVTSNRINTPELAERILADGHADLVSLARPLLADPDFVAKAAAGTPEAVNTCIGCNQACLDHTFSLRTTSCLVNPRACHETELLVLRTDRPKDVGVVGAGPAGLAFALTAAERGHTVTLYDSAPRIGGQLNTARRIPGKQEFDETIRYYGHQLAARGVRLRLGATATADGLAAAGHDEIVLATGVTPRIPEIPGVDHPSVVGYLDVLHDRAPVGDRVAILGAGGIGFDVAEYLTHPQPDGSDADTGTGPDAERAAFFARWGVDTGHTTPGGLTPPRRHRSRRSVHLLQRKPGKVGAGLGKTTGWIHRTELKDRGVTMVPGATYHLIDDAGLHLTVGGERQVLPVDTVVLCTGQEPRRDLHQALTDLGLSPHLIGGAHTASELDAKHAIDQGTRLAAAL, from the coding sequence ATGACCGCGTACCCCCGTCTGCTGAGCCCGTTGGACCTGGGCTTCACCACCCTGCCGAATCGGGTGATCATGGGCTCGATGCACGTCGGGCTGGAGGAGGCCGAGAGCGGCTTCGAGCGGATGGCCGCGTTCTACGCCGAGCGCGCCCGCGGCGGCGTCGGCCTCATCGTCACCGGCGGCATCGCCCCCAACGAGGCGGGCCGGCCCTGGGACGGCGGCGCCAAGCTCACCACCGACGCAGAGGCCGAGCAGCACCGGACGGTCACCGACGCCGTGCACGCCGCCGGCGGGAAGATCGCCCTGCAGATCCTCCACTTCGGCCGGTACGCCTACCACGCCGACCTCGTCGCGCCCAGCCCGATCCAGGCCCCCATCAGCCCGTTCGTGCCGCACGAGCTGACCGATGCCGAGATCGAGCAGACCATCGAGGACTTCGCCCGCTGTGCGCAGCTCGCGCGGACGGCCGGCTACGACGGCGTCGAGATCATGGGCTCCGAGGGCTACCTGATCAACGAGTTCATCGCCGCCCCGACCAACCGGCGCACCGACCGCTGGGGCGGCAGCTACGCGAACCGGATCCGGCTGCCCCTGGAGATCGTCCGCCGGGTCCGCGAGCGCGTCGGCGAGGACTTCATCATCGTCTACCGGCTCTCCATGCTCGACCTGATCCCCGGCGGCTCCACGCTGCCCGAGGTCGTGGAGCTCGCCAAAGCCGTCGAGGCGGCCGGCGCCACCATCATCAACACCGGCATCGGCTGGCACGAGGCCCGCATCCCCACCATCGCCACCAGCGTCCCGCGCGGCGCCTACACCTGGGTGACCCGCAAGCTGATGGGCAGCGTCACCGTCCCCCTGGTGACCAGCAACCGCATCAACACCCCCGAACTCGCCGAGCGGATCCTCGCCGACGGCCACGCCGACCTGGTCTCGCTCGCCCGCCCGCTGCTCGCAGATCCCGACTTCGTCGCCAAGGCCGCCGCCGGGACGCCGGAGGCCGTCAACACCTGCATCGGCTGCAACCAGGCCTGCCTCGACCACACGTTCAGCCTCAGGACCACCTCCTGCCTGGTCAACCCCAGGGCGTGCCACGAGACCGAACTGCTCGTCCTCCGCACCGACCGCCCCAAGGACGTGGGCGTCGTCGGCGCCGGGCCGGCCGGCCTCGCCTTCGCGCTCACGGCCGCCGAGCGCGGCCACACTGTCACCCTCTACGACAGCGCGCCGCGGATCGGCGGCCAGCTGAACACCGCCCGCCGGATCCCCGGCAAGCAGGAGTTCGACGAGACGATCCGCTACTACGGCCACCAGCTCGCCGCCCGCGGCGTCCGGCTGCGGCTGGGCGCCACCGCCACCGCCGACGGGCTCGCCGCCGCAGGCCACGACGAGATCGTCCTCGCCACGGGCGTGACGCCCCGCATCCCCGAGATCCCGGGCGTCGACCACCCGAGCGTGGTCGGGTACCTCGACGTGCTGCACGACCGGGCCCCGGTGGGGGACCGCGTCGCGATCCTCGGCGCCGGCGGCATCGGCTTCGACGTCGCCGAATATCTCACGCACCCGCAGCCCGACGGCTCCGACGCGGACACCGGCACCGGTCCGGACGCCGAGCGCGCGGCGTTCTTCGCCCGGTGGGGCGTCGACACCGGCCACACCACCCCCGGCGGCCTCACCCCGCCCCGACGGCACCGCTCGCGGCGCAGCGTCCACCTCCTGCAGCGCAAGCCCGGCAAGGTCGGTGCGGGCCTCGGCAAGACCACCGGCTGGATCCACCGCACCGAGCTCAAGGACCGCGGCGTGACGATGGTCCCGGGCGCCACCTACCACCTGATCGACGACGCCGGACTGCACCTCACCGTCGGCGGCGAGCGGCAGGTCCTGCCGGTCGACACCGTCGTGCTCTGCACCGGCCAGGAGCCCCGGCGCGACCTCCACCAGGCCCTGACCGACCTGGGCCTCAGCCCGCACCTGATCGGCGGCGCCCACACCGCGAGCGAACTCGACGCCAAGCACGCCATCGACCAGGGCACCCGGCTGGCCGCCGCCCTCTGA
- a CDS encoding arabinogalactan endo-1,4-beta-galactosidase, with amino-acid sequence MHQVLRRLLTGGAAALLLATATTAGLPAATAQAATTVTNPGFESGSAATATPTGWSTYSAGGQNAASYTEAGGHGGSYRLTHWSASAYKVETYQYLSGLTDGSYTLTAWVRSSGGQNSAYLALRNCGSAEQRTDLPVTPNGAWIRLVTSVAVVGGQCTISIDSDANAGNWINVDDLTLTAGSTGVAARGVDVSTLKKSEDKGGTYSYANGTSADALTVLHAAGADYVRLKVWVNPADGYNTKTQVLAMAARAKALGMKILVDFHYSDTWADPGKQTKPSPWAAYTVAQLGTAVYNHTYDVLNALKAQGTTADMVQIGNEINGGMLWPEGSTSNWGNLAAFLTQGANAAKAVSSATKVMLHLAKGGDDAGARTFYDNAVSHGVPFDVIGLSYYSYWHGPLSDLQTTLDDMAARYGKQVVVAETAYAFTLDNADSLTNNLATTSQLTTGYPATQAGQAAALRDVLDVVEAVPNGKGLGAFYWEPTWTAVTGNGWDPADPTSGDAWENQALFDYTHRPTAAMAWLGHR; translated from the coding sequence ATGCATCAGGTACTCCGGCGCCTGCTGACGGGCGGCGCAGCCGCCCTCCTGCTGGCCACTGCCACCACGGCCGGCCTCCCGGCCGCCACCGCCCAGGCCGCCACCACGGTCACCAACCCCGGCTTCGAGAGCGGGAGCGCGGCCACCGCCACCCCCACCGGCTGGTCCACCTACTCGGCGGGCGGCCAGAACGCCGCCTCCTACACCGAGGCCGGCGGCCACGGCGGCTCCTACCGGCTCACCCACTGGTCCGCCTCGGCCTACAAGGTGGAGACCTACCAGTACCTCTCGGGGCTCACCGACGGCAGCTACACGCTGACCGCCTGGGTCCGCTCCAGCGGCGGGCAGAACTCCGCCTACCTGGCGCTGCGCAACTGCGGCTCCGCCGAGCAGCGCACCGACCTGCCGGTCACCCCCAACGGTGCCTGGATCCGCCTGGTCACCTCGGTGGCCGTGGTGGGCGGCCAGTGCACCATCAGCATCGACTCCGACGCCAACGCCGGGAACTGGATCAACGTCGACGACCTCACTCTCACCGCCGGATCGACCGGCGTGGCGGCCCGCGGCGTGGACGTCTCGACGCTGAAGAAGAGCGAGGACAAGGGCGGCACCTACAGCTACGCCAACGGCACCTCCGCGGACGCGCTGACCGTCCTGCACGCGGCCGGCGCCGACTACGTGCGGCTCAAGGTGTGGGTGAACCCGGCCGACGGCTACAACACCAAGACCCAGGTGCTGGCCATGGCCGCCCGTGCCAAGGCGCTCGGCATGAAGATCCTCGTCGACTTCCACTACTCCGACACCTGGGCCGACCCGGGCAAGCAGACCAAGCCGTCGCCCTGGGCCGCGTACACCGTCGCCCAGCTCGGTACCGCCGTCTACAACCACACCTACGACGTGCTCAACGCCCTCAAGGCCCAGGGCACGACGGCCGACATGGTGCAGATCGGCAACGAGATCAACGGCGGCATGCTCTGGCCGGAGGGCTCCACCTCCAACTGGGGCAACCTCGCCGCCTTCCTGACCCAGGGTGCGAACGCCGCCAAGGCCGTCAGCTCCGCGACGAAGGTGATGCTGCACCTGGCGAAGGGCGGCGACGACGCGGGTGCCCGGACGTTCTACGACAACGCCGTCTCGCACGGCGTGCCGTTCGACGTCATCGGCCTCTCCTACTACAGCTACTGGCACGGCCCGCTGAGCGACCTGCAGACCACCCTCGACGACATGGCCGCGCGCTACGGCAAGCAGGTCGTCGTCGCCGAGACCGCCTACGCCTTCACCCTCGACAACGCAGACTCCCTGACGAACAACCTGGCCACCACCTCCCAGCTGACCACCGGCTACCCGGCCACCCAGGCCGGACAGGCGGCCGCGCTGCGGGACGTCCTCGACGTGGTGGAGGCCGTCCCGAACGGCAAGGGGCTCGGCGCCTTCTACTGGGAGCCGACCTGGACGGCCGTCACCGGCAACGGCTGGGACCCGGCCGACCCGACCTCGGGCGACGCCTGGGAGAACCAGGCGCTCTTCGACTACACCCACAGGCCGACCGCCGCGATGGCCTGGCTGGGCCACCGCTGA
- a CDS encoding beta-galactosidase, whose product MDHPLTRDKNPDAAAGPAVRHRWPVGLDALAHGGDYNPEQWPEEVWHEDVRLMREAGVTMVSVGIFSWALLETERGVHDFGWLDRLLDLLHENGIRVDLGTPTVVPPAWFYREHPDALPVTRDGLRHEFGSRGAICHSSPAYHEAAAAITEQLARRYGGHPALALWHVHNEYGVPVSACYCETSAAHFRRWLADRYTTVKELNEAWGTAFWGQSYTRWDDIRPPRLTPTAGNPAQQLDWARFTSDALLENFVRERDILHRLSPGVPVTTNFMTALTQCESLDYWAWGREVDLVANDHYLVAEADRNHVNLAMSADLTRSVAGGRPWLLLEHSTGAVNWQPRNIAKRPGEMARNSLAHVARGSDGAMFFQWRASRSGAEKFHSAMLPHAGTDSRIWREVVTLGADLSALGAVRGSRVVSDAAVLWDWQSWWAQKLEWRPSVELDARDQADRWYTAAYDRHLTVDFAHPEADLAGYPLVLVPALYLATDATSRNLRRYVEDGGTLAVSYFSGIVDAHDAVHPGPHPGALRDVLGLTVEEFAPLRQGERVRLDGPGGALAGDAWSEFVVPRGADTLWTYADGPAAGHPAVTRHALGDGSAWYLSTRLDEPGLADVLARVCADAGLPGRELPRDVEVVERVGTHGRYLFAVNHTGADARVPLPGAGTELLTGAPVTGALDVPAGATRVVHL is encoded by the coding sequence ATGGATCACCCGCTGACTCGCGACAAGAACCCGGACGCGGCCGCCGGGCCCGCCGTACGGCACCGCTGGCCGGTCGGGCTGGACGCGCTCGCCCACGGCGGGGACTACAACCCCGAGCAGTGGCCGGAGGAGGTCTGGCACGAGGACGTCCGGCTGATGCGCGAGGCCGGCGTCACCATGGTGAGCGTCGGGATCTTCTCCTGGGCCCTGCTGGAGACCGAGCGGGGTGTCCACGACTTCGGCTGGCTCGACCGGCTGCTCGACCTGCTGCACGAGAACGGCATCCGGGTCGACCTCGGCACCCCCACCGTCGTGCCCCCCGCATGGTTCTACCGCGAGCACCCCGACGCGCTGCCCGTCACCCGTGACGGCCTGCGCCACGAGTTCGGCTCCCGCGGCGCGATCTGCCACAGCTCGCCCGCCTACCACGAGGCCGCCGCCGCCATCACCGAGCAGCTCGCCCGCCGGTACGGCGGCCACCCGGCACTCGCCCTCTGGCACGTCCACAACGAGTACGGCGTGCCGGTCTCCGCCTGCTACTGCGAGACCTCCGCCGCGCACTTCCGGCGCTGGCTCGCCGACCGGTACACCACCGTCAAGGAGCTCAACGAGGCCTGGGGGACGGCCTTCTGGGGCCAGTCCTACACCCGCTGGGACGACATCCGGCCGCCCCGCCTCACCCCCACCGCCGGCAACCCCGCCCAGCAGCTCGACTGGGCGCGCTTCACCAGCGACGCCCTGCTGGAGAACTTCGTCCGCGAGCGCGACATCCTGCACCGGCTGTCACCCGGGGTGCCGGTCACCACCAACTTCATGACCGCGCTGACCCAGTGCGAGTCCCTCGACTACTGGGCCTGGGGCCGCGAGGTGGACCTCGTCGCCAACGACCACTACCTGGTGGCCGAGGCCGACCGGAACCACGTCAACCTGGCGATGTCCGCCGACCTCACCCGCTCGGTGGCCGGCGGCCGGCCCTGGCTGCTGCTGGAGCACTCCACCGGTGCGGTCAACTGGCAGCCCCGCAACATCGCCAAGCGGCCCGGCGAGATGGCCCGCAACAGCCTGGCGCACGTCGCCCGCGGCTCCGACGGCGCGATGTTCTTCCAGTGGCGGGCCTCCCGCTCCGGCGCCGAGAAGTTCCACTCCGCGATGCTCCCGCACGCCGGCACTGACAGCCGGATCTGGCGGGAGGTCGTCACCCTCGGCGCCGACCTGTCCGCGCTCGGCGCCGTCCGCGGCAGTCGGGTGGTCTCCGACGCCGCCGTCCTGTGGGACTGGCAGTCCTGGTGGGCCCAGAAGCTCGAATGGCGCCCCAGCGTCGAACTCGACGCCCGCGACCAGGCCGACCGCTGGTACACCGCCGCCTACGACCGCCACCTCACCGTGGACTTCGCCCACCCCGAGGCCGACCTCGCCGGGTACCCACTGGTGCTCGTCCCCGCCCTCTACCTGGCGACCGACGCCACCTCCCGCAACCTGCGCCGCTACGTCGAGGACGGCGGCACCCTCGCCGTCTCCTACTTCTCCGGCATCGTCGACGCCCACGACGCCGTGCACCCCGGCCCCCACCCCGGTGCGCTGCGCGACGTCCTCGGCCTCACCGTCGAGGAGTTCGCACCGCTGCGGCAGGGCGAGCGCGTCCGGCTCGACGGCCCCGGCGGTGCCCTCGCCGGCGACGCCTGGTCCGAGTTCGTCGTGCCCCGCGGCGCGGACACGCTCTGGACGTACGCCGACGGCCCCGCCGCCGGGCACCCCGCCGTCACCCGGCACGCCCTCGGCGACGGCAGTGCCTGGTACCTCTCCACCCGGCTCGACGAGCCCGGCCTCGCCGACGTGCTGGCCCGGGTCTGCGCCGACGCGGGCCTGCCCGGGCGCGAACTCCCGCGCGACGTCGAGGTGGTGGAGCGGGTCGGCACGCACGGCCGCTACCTGTTCGCCGTCAACCACACCGGTGCCGACGCCCGCGTCCCGCTGCCGGGCGCCGGCACCGAGCTGCTCACCGGCGCACCGGTGACCGGCGCTCTGGACGTCCCGGCCGGGGCCACCCGGGTCGTCCACCTCTGA
- a CDS encoding ABC transporter substrate-binding protein: MHRRLALTTAAALCGALSLTACGSSGGGSDAPKAATGPVKLTFWSWTPNMDKVAAIWNASHPDIQVSVQKQASGDDLVTKTITAAKAGNAPDLVQAEYQALPTLVSNDVLADISKQAGSAKSDFAPGVWQQVTLGSDAVYAIPEDTAPLALYYRQDLFQQYGLKVPTTWAEFADAARQLKQKEPSKALTTFSANDSGLFAGLAQQAGAKWWTASGETWKVAIDDAATKKVADFWGGLVKDGAIDNQPMYTPAWSKALNDGTQIAWVSAVWAPGVFTSSAPDTKGKWAIAPLPQWNAGESVTGSWGGSTTGVTAGAVKSGHADAAAKFATWLNTDAQAVDALVKQAGIYPAATAAQSGGALATAPDFFANQPDFYTRAAAIAKNTAPAAWGPNVNVAYSTFKDAFGKAAQDKTDFSAALTAMQQSTVADLKKNGFTTEG; this comes from the coding sequence ATGCACCGTCGCCTCGCCCTCACCACGGCCGCCGCGCTCTGCGGCGCCCTGTCGCTGACCGCCTGCGGCAGCAGCGGCGGCGGCTCCGACGCACCCAAGGCCGCCACCGGGCCGGTGAAGCTGACCTTCTGGTCCTGGACTCCGAACATGGACAAGGTCGCCGCGATCTGGAACGCCTCCCACCCGGACATCCAGGTCAGCGTCCAGAAGCAGGCCTCCGGCGACGACCTGGTCACCAAGACCATCACCGCCGCCAAGGCCGGCAACGCCCCCGACCTCGTGCAGGCCGAGTACCAGGCGCTGCCCACCCTGGTCAGCAACGACGTGCTCGCCGACATCTCCAAGCAGGCCGGCAGCGCGAAGAGCGACTTCGCCCCCGGCGTCTGGCAGCAGGTCACCCTCGGCTCCGACGCGGTCTACGCGATCCCCGAGGACACCGCGCCGCTCGCCCTCTACTACCGCCAGGACCTCTTCCAGCAGTACGGCCTCAAGGTGCCCACCACCTGGGCCGAATTCGCCGACGCCGCCCGGCAGCTCAAGCAGAAGGAGCCGTCGAAGGCGCTGACCACCTTCTCCGCGAACGACTCCGGCCTGTTCGCCGGCCTCGCCCAGCAGGCCGGCGCGAAGTGGTGGACCGCCTCCGGCGAGACCTGGAAGGTCGCCATCGACGACGCCGCCACCAAGAAGGTCGCCGACTTCTGGGGCGGCCTGGTCAAGGACGGCGCCATCGACAACCAGCCGATGTACACCCCGGCCTGGAGCAAGGCGCTGAACGACGGCACCCAGATCGCCTGGGTCTCCGCGGTCTGGGCCCCCGGCGTCTTCACCTCCTCCGCCCCGGACACCAAGGGCAAGTGGGCGATCGCCCCGCTGCCGCAGTGGAACGCCGGCGAGTCCGTCACCGGAAGCTGGGGCGGCTCCACCACCGGCGTCACCGCCGGCGCCGTCAAGAGCGGCCACGCCGACGCCGCGGCGAAGTTCGCCACCTGGCTCAACACCGACGCCCAGGCCGTCGACGCCCTCGTCAAGCAGGCCGGCATCTACCCCGCCGCGACCGCCGCGCAGAGCGGCGGCGCGCTGGCCACCGCACCGGACTTCTTCGCCAACCAGCCCGACTTCTACACCCGGGCCGCCGCGATCGCGAAGAACACCGCGCCCGCCGCGTGGGGCCCGAACGTCAACGTCGCGTACTCCACCTTCAAGGACGCCTTCGGCAAGGCCGCCCAGGACAAGACCGACTTCTCGGCCGCGCTGACCGCGATGCAGCAGTCCACCGTCGCCGACCTGAAGAAGAACGGCTTCACCACCGAGGGCTGA
- a CDS encoding carbohydrate ABC transporter permease: MASHQPSPTRRLAPYAFLSPAVALFALFFALPIGYAIYLSFRAVHVKGLGLGAHARTEVWAGLSNYTSALADPELLAGSGRTLLYGALLVPTMLGAALFFALLLDTPRLRLGAFSRLAIFLPYAVPGIVASLLWGFLYLPTVSPGYFLLDKAGIGGPDLLHGNGLFVALANIAVWGGTGFNMIVIYTSLRAIPAELYEAARLDGASELQVALRIKIPMVAPSLVLTFFFSMIATLQVFSEPMTLKPLTNSMSSTWSPLMKVYRDAFVQGDIYSAAATSVVVATATLVLSFGFLKLVNKRSEGGS, encoded by the coding sequence ATGGCGTCCCACCAGCCCAGCCCGACCAGGCGCCTCGCCCCGTACGCCTTCCTGTCGCCCGCCGTCGCGCTGTTCGCGCTGTTCTTCGCACTGCCCATCGGCTACGCGATCTACCTGAGCTTCCGCGCCGTCCACGTGAAGGGCCTGGGCCTCGGCGCGCACGCCCGCACCGAGGTCTGGGCGGGCCTGTCGAACTACACCTCCGCGCTCGCCGACCCGGAGCTGCTCGCCGGATCCGGGCGCACCCTGCTGTACGGCGCGCTGCTGGTGCCGACCATGCTCGGCGCGGCCCTGTTCTTCGCCCTGCTGCTGGACACACCCAGGCTCCGGCTCGGCGCCTTCTCCCGGCTCGCGATCTTCCTGCCGTACGCCGTGCCCGGCATCGTCGCCTCGCTGCTCTGGGGCTTCCTCTACCTGCCGACCGTCAGCCCCGGCTACTTCCTGCTCGACAAGGCCGGCATCGGCGGCCCCGACCTGCTGCACGGTAACGGCCTGTTCGTGGCGCTCGCCAACATCGCGGTCTGGGGCGGCACCGGCTTCAACATGATCGTCATCTACACCTCGCTGCGTGCCATCCCGGCCGAACTGTACGAGGCGGCCCGGCTGGACGGCGCCTCCGAGCTCCAGGTCGCCCTGCGCATCAAGATCCCGATGGTGGCGCCCTCGCTGGTGCTCACCTTCTTCTTCTCGATGATCGCCACCCTCCAGGTGTTCAGCGAGCCGATGACCCTCAAGCCGCTGACCAACTCGATGAGTTCCACCTGGAGCCCGCTGATGAAGGTCTACCGCGACGCCTTCGTCCAGGGCGACATCTACTCCGCCGCCGCCACCTCGGTGGTCGTCGCCACGGCCACCCTCGTCCTGTCCTTCGGCTTCCTCAAGCTGGTCAACAAGCGCTCCGAAGGAGGCAGCTGA